A portion of the Euzebyales bacterium genome contains these proteins:
- a CDS encoding AAA family ATPase yields the protein MRGLRLRLLGPPSVEIDGAAMHVDTRKAVAVLAYLALEGSQSRESLAGLLWPDSTDTRARAALRRTLSVLNRALGGRWLDSARDRVALDGDDRWCDVTVFRAAAGPADHAHTGQVCERCLDRLGEAAALYRGDFLSGFTLRDSAAFDEWMIVETEALRRECSGVLERLVDGLTAAGRLEEAITHAHRLVALDALHEPAHRRLMQLYAWHGRRGDAIHQYRACVATLDRELGVRPLDDTVALYQAILEDRVPPPPRAEQAAAPAVARAPRTEVAPPRRLATPLVGREDAVAELMEAYSQVGAGGRLLAVTGEAGIGKTRLAEEIGARIAERGATVIAVRCQPGDQRLAYAPVAEALRDAAGHADAQARLAHVAPHWRAEAGRLVPTIAADGVTSTEPLTSPGAQARFVEGVWQVLGAALDGDAPGLLVVDDLQWADDATLQLLTYVITRLRGRRLALLCCWRDDELTEHNRWSDTVRAAQDAGSGTVLTLGRLDIDHIEALLASTTDAHDRIDSRLATRLHAEAEGLPLAVVAYLEELDGPISDGDWPLPHSLEHLFRTRVASLDQTARQVLTAAAAIGRSFDFDTAMAASGRTDGETVAALETLTMRGMVRELEGPAGTPLFDFTHDKLRSVVYDAASLARRRLLHGRVADALRSRPRTGDQPLAVAGLIARHEQLAGRDARAAEMFALAGEQARALYANTEALDHLRQALALGHPDAADLHEAVGDLETLRGDYAAALVSYDNAAATAVGPALAGLEHKCAHVHVRMGDSGAARARLDAAVTALRDAEEPELRARIAAERSLAAARAGAIDEAELEARRALDLAERANDRRALAQARNILGLLARRTGRLDEAERQLEYSADLAAALPEPDAQITALNNLALVLGDARRYEHALEHARTAVRLCERIGDRHRQAALHNNIADLLHGAGREEEAMAHLTTAVTLFAEVGDQASAAPEIWKLVDW from the coding sequence ATGCGGGGACTCAGGCTTCGACTGCTCGGCCCACCATCGGTTGAGATCGATGGCGCGGCCATGCACGTCGACACCCGCAAGGCCGTCGCGGTCCTGGCCTACCTGGCACTCGAGGGCTCACAGAGCCGCGAGTCGCTCGCCGGCCTGCTGTGGCCGGACAGCACCGACACCAGGGCGCGCGCGGCGCTGCGTCGCACGCTGTCGGTCCTGAACCGCGCGCTCGGCGGGCGCTGGCTCGACAGCGCACGCGACCGGGTCGCGCTGGACGGCGACGACCGGTGGTGCGACGTCACGGTGTTCCGGGCGGCCGCCGGACCGGCCGATCACGCCCACACCGGGCAGGTCTGCGAGCGGTGCCTCGACCGGCTCGGCGAGGCAGCCGCCCTGTACCGCGGGGACTTCCTGTCCGGCTTCACGCTGCGCGACAGCGCCGCGTTCGACGAATGGATGATCGTCGAGACCGAGGCACTGCGCCGCGAGTGCAGCGGGGTGCTCGAGCGTCTGGTCGACGGGCTGACGGCCGCCGGTCGGCTCGAGGAGGCGATCACGCACGCGCATCGCCTTGTCGCGCTCGACGCTCTGCATGAGCCGGCGCACCGACGTCTGATGCAGCTCTACGCGTGGCACGGCCGGCGTGGGGACGCGATCCACCAGTACCGCGCCTGCGTCGCGACGCTCGATCGCGAGCTGGGCGTTCGGCCGCTCGACGACACGGTGGCGCTCTACCAGGCGATCCTGGAGGACCGCGTGCCTCCCCCACCGCGCGCCGAGCAGGCGGCCGCGCCAGCGGTCGCGCGGGCCCCGAGGACGGAGGTGGCGCCGCCACGGCGCTTGGCCACGCCGCTGGTCGGTCGCGAAGACGCCGTCGCGGAGCTGATGGAGGCGTACTCGCAGGTCGGCGCAGGCGGTCGGCTGCTCGCCGTCACCGGCGAGGCGGGGATCGGCAAGACCCGGCTCGCGGAGGAGATCGGCGCTCGCATTGCGGAGCGGGGAGCGACCGTGATCGCCGTCCGCTGCCAGCCCGGCGACCAGCGCCTGGCGTACGCGCCGGTGGCCGAGGCCCTTCGCGACGCCGCTGGGCACGCGGACGCCCAGGCTCGGCTGGCGCACGTGGCACCGCACTGGCGCGCCGAGGCCGGTCGGCTCGTGCCGACCATCGCAGCCGACGGCGTGACATCGACCGAGCCGCTCACCTCACCCGGCGCGCAGGCACGCTTCGTCGAGGGCGTGTGGCAGGTGCTCGGCGCCGCCCTCGACGGCGATGCCCCGGGGCTGCTGGTCGTCGACGACCTGCAGTGGGCCGACGACGCCACGCTGCAGCTCCTGACGTATGTGATCACCCGCCTGCGCGGCCGCCGCCTGGCCCTCCTGTGCTGTTGGCGCGACGACGAGCTGACCGAGCACAACCGCTGGAGCGACACAGTGCGGGCGGCACAGGACGCCGGCTCCGGGACCGTCCTCACGCTCGGCCGGCTCGACATCGACCACATCGAGGCCCTGCTCGCCAGCACCACGGATGCCCATGACCGGATCGACTCCCGTCTGGCGACGCGTCTCCATGCGGAGGCCGAGGGGCTGCCGCTGGCCGTCGTCGCGTACCTCGAGGAGCTCGACGGCCCGATCAGCGACGGGGACTGGCCGCTGCCGCACAGCCTCGAGCACCTGTTCCGCACCAGGGTCGCGAGCCTGGACCAGACGGCCCGACAGGTCCTGACGGCGGCAGCCGCCATCGGCAGGTCGTTCGACTTCGACACGGCGATGGCCGCCAGCGGCCGCACCGACGGCGAGACCGTGGCCGCGCTGGAGACCCTGACCATGCGTGGCATGGTGCGCGAGCTCGAGGGCCCGGCCGGTACGCCGCTGTTCGACTTCACCCACGACAAGCTGCGGTCCGTGGTCTACGACGCCGCGAGCCTGGCGCGGCGTCGTCTGCTGCACGGCAGGGTCGCCGACGCCCTGCGCAGCCGGCCCCGAACCGGTGACCAGCCCCTCGCCGTGGCGGGCCTGATCGCACGGCACGAGCAGCTCGCGGGCCGCGACGCGCGTGCTGCCGAGATGTTCGCGCTGGCCGGCGAGCAGGCCCGCGCGCTGTACGCCAACACCGAGGCCCTCGACCACCTGCGGCAGGCCCTCGCGCTCGGCCATCCCGACGCGGCGGACCTGCACGAGGCGGTCGGCGACCTGGAGACCCTGCGCGGGGACTACGCCGCGGCGCTTGTCAGCTATGACAACGCCGCGGCGACGGCGGTCGGACCCGCTCTGGCGGGGCTCGAGCACAAGTGCGCGCACGTGCACGTGCGCATGGGCGACAGCGGTGCGGCACGGGCGCGGCTCGACGCAGCCGTCACCGCACTCAGGGACGCCGAGGAGCCGGAGTTGCGGGCGCGCATCGCAGCCGAACGCAGCCTGGCGGCCGCCCGTGCCGGCGCGATCGACGAGGCCGAGCTGGAGGCGCGCCGTGCACTCGACCTCGCCGAGCGCGCCAACGACCGACGCGCGCTGGCCCAGGCGCGGAACATCCTGGGCCTGCTGGCGCGTCGCACGGGACGTCTCGACGAGGCGGAACGACAGCTGGAGTACAGCGCCGACCTGGCCGCGGCCCTGCCCGAGCCGGACGCGCAGATCACGGCGCTCAACAACCTCGCGCTCGTGCTGGGCGACGCCCGCAGGTACGAGCACGCGCTGGAGCATGCACGCACGGCTGTGCGCCTGTGCGAGCGCATCGGCGATCGCCATCGCCAGGCGGCGCTGCACAACAACATCGCAGACCTGCTCCACGGCGCCGGACGCGAGGAGGAGGCCATGGCGCACCTGACGACCGCTGTCACGCTGTTCGCCGAGGTCGGCGACCAGGCCAGTGCCGCGCCCGAGATCTGGAAGCTCGTCGACTGGTGA
- a CDS encoding SpoIIE family protein phosphatase, with translation MAGRLERWRATRRARRQAGAVIDMPVPADTRLDPSPVDIPPDDPALAHFQNAGGPVDLEEVTFDSKAVRNLRDAGVKLVVPLVAQGELIGLINLGPRLSEQEYTSDDHRLLENLASQAAPALRIAQLVREQEAEATERERIAQELRVATVIQQNFLPRELPEPDGWDVAAFYKPAREVGGDFYDFVELPDGRLGVFTGDVTDKGVPAALVMAATRAILRATAQRLDKPGEALSRVNDQVQPDIPARMSVTCLYGVLDLESGRFVFANAGHNLPCVGRRDGAFEARAVGMPLGMMPGQDYEEAEVTLAHGETLVLYSDALPEAHSPQREMYGFPRLLGQVGRGPRGPQLIDHLLTDLRAFTGEEREQEDDITLLILHRAGATPDAQLRRSRRIAEFTVASRPGNEQIAVDRVMEAVRDLPRRIERLRTAVAETTMNAIEHGNENNPELHVEVEVYAAPSALLVRVSDHGGGPPPGPVEAPDIAAKLRGEQTPRGWGLFLVRNMVDDVHVTAEGDRHTVELVMALKGDDDELPR, from the coding sequence ATGGCCGGACGGCTGGAACGGTGGCGCGCCACACGTCGCGCCCGCAGGCAGGCGGGGGCAGTCATCGACATGCCCGTGCCGGCGGACACGAGGCTCGACCCGTCGCCGGTCGACATCCCGCCCGACGACCCCGCCCTCGCCCACTTCCAGAACGCGGGCGGCCCGGTCGACCTCGAGGAGGTGACGTTCGATTCCAAGGCCGTGCGCAACCTCCGCGACGCCGGCGTCAAGCTGGTCGTCCCGCTGGTCGCCCAGGGCGAGCTGATCGGCCTGATCAACCTGGGACCGCGGTTGTCGGAGCAGGAGTACACGTCCGACGACCACAGGCTGCTCGAGAACCTCGCGAGCCAGGCCGCCCCGGCGCTGCGCATCGCCCAGCTGGTCCGTGAGCAGGAGGCCGAGGCGACCGAGCGCGAGCGCATCGCACAGGAGCTGCGGGTCGCGACGGTGATCCAGCAGAATTTCCTGCCGCGCGAGCTCCCGGAGCCCGACGGCTGGGACGTCGCCGCCTTCTACAAGCCCGCCCGTGAGGTCGGCGGGGACTTCTACGACTTCGTCGAGCTTCCCGACGGCCGCCTCGGCGTGTTCACCGGCGACGTGACCGACAAAGGTGTGCCGGCGGCGTTGGTGATGGCGGCGACACGTGCCATCCTCCGCGCGACCGCCCAGCGGCTCGACAAGCCCGGCGAGGCCCTGTCGCGGGTCAACGACCAGGTGCAGCCGGACATCCCGGCGCGCATGTCCGTGACCTGCCTGTACGGCGTGCTCGACCTCGAGTCGGGACGGTTCGTGTTCGCCAATGCCGGTCACAACCTGCCCTGCGTGGGCCGGCGTGACGGCGCCTTCGAGGCCAGGGCGGTCGGGATGCCGCTGGGTATGATGCCGGGCCAGGACTACGAGGAGGCAGAGGTCACCCTCGCGCATGGGGAAACGCTGGTCCTCTACAGCGACGCCCTGCCCGAGGCGCACAGCCCGCAGCGGGAGATGTACGGGTTCCCGCGGTTGCTCGGCCAGGTCGGCAGGGGTCCGCGTGGTCCGCAGCTGATCGACCACCTGCTGACCGACCTGCGCGCCTTCACGGGCGAGGAGCGGGAGCAGGAGGACGACATCACACTGCTGATCCTTCACCGCGCGGGTGCCACACCTGACGCGCAGCTGCGCCGCAGCCGCAGGATCGCGGAGTTCACCGTGGCCAGCCGGCCCGGCAACGAGCAGATCGCCGTCGACCGCGTGATGGAGGCGGTGCGCGACCTGCCGAGACGCATCGAACGGCTGCGCACCGCCGTGGCCGAGACCACCATGAACGCCATCGAGCACGGCAACGAGAACAACCCCGAGCTCCACGTCGAGGTCGAGGTCTATGCCGCGCCGTCCGCCCTGCTCGTCCGCGTGTCGGACCACGGTGGCGGCCCACCGCCGGGACCCGTCGAGGCCCCGGACATCGCCGCCAAGCTCCGTGGCGAGCAGACACCGCGAGGCTGGGGTCTGTTCCTCGTCCGCAACATGGTCGACGACGTCCACGTCACCGCCGAGGGCGACCGACACACCGTCGAGCTCGTCATGGCACTGAAGGGGGATGACGATGAGCTTCCACGTTGA
- a CDS encoding STAS domain-containing protein, producing the protein MSFHVDIQRDGDTAVLRMRGELDAVADVALLGAHDDAVADGPGEVLLDFTAVDYINSSGIALIVTLLTDARRAHRTVRATGLSPHYRHIFEITRLTDYLVLDGDGTVRTDRGALTAREEAAHG; encoded by the coding sequence ATGAGCTTCCACGTTGACATCCAACGGGACGGAGACACGGCAGTGCTGCGCATGCGCGGTGAGTTGGACGCCGTGGCCGACGTCGCACTGCTCGGCGCCCACGACGACGCGGTCGCCGACGGACCTGGCGAGGTGCTGCTCGACTTCACCGCCGTGGACTACATCAACTCCAGCGGCATCGCGCTGATCGTCACGCTGCTCACCGACGCGCGGCGCGCGCACCGCACGGTGCGGGCCACGGGGTTGTCCCCGCACTACCGTCACATCTTTGAGATCACCCGGTTGACCGACTACCTGGTGCTGGACGGCGACGGGACCGTCCGGACCGACCGAGGCGCGTTGACGGCGCGCGAGGAGGCGGCACATGGCTGA
- a CDS encoding STAS domain-containing protein — MAETMTTMNTRAVTDAISVIDIVGDVVPSTEDMLLEAFAKCEPASTVVLNFTDLAYMNSGGIGLLVTMLVRAQRNGQALRAYGLSDHYCHIFQLTRLDETIRLHDSEVDAIAAVET, encoded by the coding sequence ATGGCTGAGACGATGACCACGATGAACACGCGGGCGGTGACCGATGCCATATCGGTCATCGACATCGTCGGCGACGTGGTACCGAGCACAGAGGACATGCTGCTCGAGGCGTTCGCGAAGTGTGAGCCGGCGAGCACCGTCGTCCTGAACTTCACCGACCTCGCCTACATGAACAGCGGGGGGATCGGCCTGCTCGTCACGATGCTCGTCCGTGCCCAGCGCAACGGCCAGGCACTGCGGGCGTACGGGTTGTCCGATCACTACTGTCACATCTTCCAGCTGACCAGGCTCGACGAGACGATCCGGCTGCACGACTCCGAGGTTGACGCCATCGCGGCCGTGGAGACCTGA
- the ligD gene encoding non-homologous end-joining DNA ligase, with the protein MAAPAAMVEAAGREVRVSNPGKVWFPRTGHTKLDVVRYYLAVADGALRGVRGRPVVLKRFVNGVDQPFFFQKRAPRTRPQWIDTVRLDYPSGRSADEVVLHDAAQLVWTVNLGCIDLNPHLVRADDLDHPDELRVDLDPVPGVEWPQIREVALVVRTVLDDVGLVGVPKTSGSRGFHVVCRIARRWTFDEVRRAAEALAREVARRAPDLATASWWKEERHGVFVDYNQNARDRTVASAYSVRPTPDARVSTPLRWDEVADCDPAAFTIHTVPTRYAALGDLTATLDDTVGGLDELLTLADDLDAREQDVPTTGEVAAPAPGHSRGASGRRRSSMPLIEIARARTTDEAMAGLERWKQRHPDVWQYLESADVLVDAMRGRSSMWTRIRLNLVHVPEDRRPPQEALEVDHDPWTGLRDAEQ; encoded by the coding sequence ATGGCTGCACCTGCCGCGATGGTCGAGGCCGCCGGCCGTGAGGTGCGGGTGAGCAACCCCGGCAAGGTGTGGTTCCCTCGGACCGGCCACACCAAGCTCGACGTCGTCCGCTACTACCTGGCCGTGGCCGACGGCGCGCTGCGCGGCGTCCGTGGCCGCCCGGTCGTCCTGAAGCGGTTCGTCAACGGCGTCGACCAGCCCTTCTTCTTCCAGAAGCGGGCACCGCGCACGCGGCCTCAGTGGATCGACACGGTCCGCCTGGACTACCCGTCGGGACGGTCCGCCGACGAGGTCGTACTGCACGACGCCGCGCAGCTCGTGTGGACCGTCAACCTGGGGTGCATCGACCTGAACCCCCACCTGGTGCGTGCCGACGATCTCGACCACCCCGACGAGCTGCGCGTCGATCTCGACCCCGTGCCGGGCGTGGAGTGGCCGCAGATCCGCGAGGTCGCCCTCGTGGTCAGGACCGTCCTGGACGACGTCGGCCTGGTCGGCGTGCCCAAGACCTCCGGGTCGCGCGGCTTCCACGTCGTCTGCCGCATCGCACGCCGGTGGACGTTCGACGAGGTGCGTCGCGCGGCCGAGGCGCTCGCGCGTGAGGTGGCGCGGCGAGCGCCCGATCTGGCGACCGCCAGCTGGTGGAAGGAGGAGCGCCACGGGGTATTCGTCGACTACAACCAGAACGCACGTGACCGCACCGTCGCGTCGGCGTACTCCGTCCGCCCGACGCCCGACGCCCGCGTCTCGACCCCGCTGCGCTGGGACGAGGTCGCCGACTGCGACCCCGCCGCGTTCACGATCCACACGGTGCCGACGCGCTACGCGGCCCTCGGTGACCTGACGGCCACGCTGGACGACACGGTCGGCGGTCTCGACGAGCTGCTCACGCTGGCCGACGACCTCGACGCCCGGGAACAGGACGTGCCCACGACCGGGGAGGTCGCCGCGCCGGCCCCTGGCCACAGCAGAGGCGCGTCGGGTCGACGCCGGTCGTCGATGCCGCTGATCGAGATCGCGCGCGCGCGCACCACCGACGAGGCGATGGCCGGCCTGGAGCGGTGGAAGCAGCGCCACCCCGACGTCTGGCAGTACCTCGAGTCCGCCGACGTGCTGGTCGACGCCATGCGCGGACGCAGCAGCATGTGGACCCGCATCCGTCTCAACCTGGTGCACGTCCCCGAGGACCGCCGACCGCCGCAGGAGGCGCTGGAGGTCGATCACGACCCGTGGACGGGTCTGCGCGACGCGGAGCAGTGA
- a CDS encoding MGMT family protein — translation MTTPPPPNADPQPPEAGLTTFQQAVVDVVRELEPGEVVTYGDVAMEIGRPGSAQAVANVLRRVPDLPWWRVIPTSGRLYRTHAPTQRPLLEAEGVHVGGDRRVEP, via the coding sequence GTGACGACTCCGCCGCCGCCGAACGCCGACCCGCAGCCGCCGGAGGCGGGGCTGACGACGTTCCAGCAGGCCGTCGTCGACGTCGTGCGCGAGCTCGAGCCCGGCGAGGTCGTCACCTACGGCGACGTCGCGATGGAGATCGGGCGCCCCGGCTCCGCGCAGGCAGTCGCCAACGTCCTGCGGCGCGTGCCGGACCTGCCGTGGTGGCGCGTCATCCCCACCAGCGGCCGGCTGTACCGCACGCACGCGCCCACGCAGCGCCCGCTGCTCGAGGCGGAGGGCGTGCACGTCGGCGGCGACCGTCGTGTCGAGCCCTGA
- a CDS encoding GrpB family protein: protein MLGDVAVAIAHIGSTAVPGLAAKPVVDLMVGVADPAATRPAAERLRAAGYAHRDDPDSDNTDLHVFALRRADGRRLAHAHVVVHGGTWWREHVAFRDLLRDDADLRRRYEEHKRALAGRHQGVREAYTDGKTGFVTASLHERRAGR, encoded by the coding sequence GTGCTCGGCGACGTTGCAGTGGCGATTGCGCACATCGGCAGCACGGCGGTCCCGGGGCTGGCCGCGAAGCCGGTGGTCGACCTGATGGTCGGCGTGGCCGACCCCGCCGCGACCCGTCCGGCCGCCGAGCGGCTGCGCGCCGCCGGCTACGCCCACCGCGACGATCCTGACAGCGACAACACCGATCTGCACGTGTTCGCGCTGCGCCGCGCCGACGGCCGACGGCTGGCCCACGCCCACGTGGTGGTGCATGGCGGCACGTGGTGGCGCGAGCACGTGGCGTTCCGCGACCTGCTGCGCGACGACGCGGACCTGCGCCGGCGGTACGAGGAGCACAAGCGGGCGCTCGCCGGCCGACACCAGGGCGTCCGCGAGGCCTACACGGACGGCAAGACCGGGTTCGTGACCGCCTCCCTGCACGAGCGGCGCGCAGGCCGGTGA
- a CDS encoding alpha/beta hydrolase: MQPVRLGHVAAGDGPTLVAVHGGLLSGRPAFGPVLADWAQRFRVLVPDRRGFELSRGAGGTLAAHARDLEHSSTPTPGGTPTCSASRSASWSR; encoded by the coding sequence ATGCAACCGGTCCGGCTCGGTCACGTCGCCGCCGGTGACGGGCCGACCCTGGTGGCGGTGCACGGCGGCCTGCTGTCCGGGCGGCCGGCCTTCGGACCGGTGCTGGCCGACTGGGCACAGCGGTTCCGTGTCCTTGTGCCCGACCGCCGTGGGTTCGAGCTCTCCCGCGGTGCCGGTGGGACGCTGGCCGCCCACGCACGCGACCTCGAGCATTCATCGACGCCCACGCCGGGGGGCACGCCCACGTGCTCGGCTTCTCGTTCGGCAAGCTGGTCGCGTTGA
- a CDS encoding adenylate/guanylate cyclase domain-containing protein: MTAVTDQRVDDLRRRHAVVLHADVADYSRLMADDPSATVATMRTYHELVTHAVTEVDGTLVNFVGDSFLAVFDDAASGMRAAIRICSAVRERNVDLPRARRAWFRLGLDAGDIVTAADGRHFGDALNIAARIQAIAEVGGINVTETVYRALDEPALRLVPLGLRRLKNIPEPVRVYRLAGVGRPDGRLPVPGTVEPVIAVLGTSHGDDPADRRVADALRAELVAALGAVPGLGVVDGGDNPSGHDGPGASYFLDTVTVRSGERVRFYAKLVELETFNLVWSGRWQGTTDDLFTLQDTVAAETVRAMEVELVVGQPAMIYRTELDAGERAAVYTGWYHLDQGTRDGWLRAVELFESVTRSRPDSVSGHGLTAFARWWGAAEGLSDTPAEDLRTAARHATRGVELGDPSGLSHLVLAALRLHEGGDLQNALADAEQSLAQRPTCDVTLAVLGSVRRYLGDWRAAVEACERAQALSPVRRPWFATVQASAWYVGERYHDAIQAAEWIVDRQPDNLEALLVLAASQQALGLNRRARATVGMLLDRHPHVRRDDLPQRHPFRDADIIARWSAHLAAAGVP, from the coding sequence ATGACCGCGGTGACTGATCAGCGCGTCGACGATCTGCGTCGCCGCCATGCTGTCGTGCTCCACGCCGACGTCGCCGACTACAGCCGGCTGATGGCCGACGACCCGTCGGCCACCGTCGCGACGATGCGGACGTACCACGAGCTCGTGACCCACGCGGTGACCGAGGTCGACGGCACGCTCGTCAACTTCGTCGGCGACAGCTTCCTGGCCGTCTTCGACGACGCCGCGTCGGGCATGCGCGCCGCGATCCGCATCTGCTCCGCGGTCCGTGAGCGCAACGTGGACCTTCCACGTGCTCGTCGCGCCTGGTTCCGGCTGGGGCTGGACGCTGGCGACATCGTGACCGCGGCCGACGGCCGGCACTTCGGCGACGCCCTGAACATCGCGGCACGCATCCAGGCGATCGCCGAGGTGGGCGGCATCAACGTGACCGAGACCGTGTACCGGGCGCTCGACGAGCCGGCGCTGCGCCTCGTGCCCCTCGGTCTGCGGCGGCTGAAGAACATCCCCGAGCCGGTGCGGGTCTACCGCCTCGCCGGCGTCGGGCGACCGGACGGCCGGCTGCCCGTGCCGGGGACGGTCGAGCCGGTCATCGCCGTGCTGGGCACCTCGCATGGCGATGACCCTGCCGACCGCCGGGTGGCCGATGCCCTGCGCGCCGAGCTCGTTGCCGCGCTCGGCGCCGTTCCGGGACTGGGGGTCGTGGACGGAGGCGACAACCCGTCCGGCCATGACGGCCCCGGAGCCAGCTACTTCCTCGACACGGTGACGGTGCGGTCGGGGGAACGGGTGCGGTTCTACGCGAAGCTCGTCGAGCTCGAGACGTTCAACCTCGTATGGAGCGGTCGATGGCAGGGCACGACCGACGACCTGTTCACGCTGCAGGACACCGTCGCGGCCGAGACCGTCCGCGCCATGGAGGTCGAGCTGGTCGTGGGCCAGCCCGCGATGATCTACCGCACGGAGCTCGACGCCGGGGAGCGGGCGGCGGTCTACACGGGCTGGTACCACCTGGACCAGGGCACCCGGGACGGGTGGCTGCGGGCCGTCGAACTGTTCGAGTCGGTGACGCGGTCGCGTCCCGACTCGGTCAGCGGGCACGGGCTCACCGCGTTCGCGCGCTGGTGGGGCGCAGCGGAGGGGCTGTCGGACACGCCGGCCGAGGACCTCCGGACGGCGGCGCGACACGCCACCAGGGGCGTCGAGCTGGGCGACCCGTCGGGACTCAGCCACCTGGTGCTGGCCGCGCTGCGGCTGCACGAGGGTGGCGACCTGCAGAACGCGCTGGCGGATGCCGAGCAGTCCCTGGCGCAGCGGCCGACCTGCGACGTGACGTTGGCCGTGCTCGGCAGCGTGCGGCGCTATCTGGGAGACTGGCGGGCCGCGGTCGAGGCGTGCGAGCGCGCGCAGGCGCTGAGCCCCGTCCGCCGGCCGTGGTTCGCAACAGTGCAGGCGAGCGCGTGGTACGTGGGTGAGCGCTACCACGACGCCATCCAGGCCGCGGAGTGGATCGTCGACCGCCAGCCCGACAACCTCGAGGCCCTCCTCGTGCTCGCCGCGTCGCAGCAGGCACTGGGGCTGAACCGCCGGGCCCGTGCGACCGTCGGGATGCTGCTCGACCGCCACCCCCACGTCCGGCGTGACGATCTGCCCCAACGCCACCCGTTCCGCGACGCCGACATCATCGCGCGGTGGTCGGCGCACCTGGCGGCCGCCGGGGTCCCCTGA